From the genome of Thiovibrio frasassiensis:
GGATGGGCTTCGGATGCGTGCATAGTTCCTCCTTCACTGTACGTTGCCGGAAAAAACATTCCGGAAATGCCGCGGCCCTCTGCAACCGGCCACGGACAACGCCAGCGAACACGGAGGGAACTACCCGTGTTGACGCCTTGGACCGTGCAGCCGGCAGGAGGAGCCGCAATATCGTCCAGCCCGAACCGGGCCGGCCGGCTTACGCCGGGGTATTGCTCATGTATGCTGCACGATACGGGTCACAAAAATTCTCCTCAGGTGATGGCACGATTGGCTGGATTGCAGAAATTAGCGGGCGGGGCGGGCAAAGTCAAATCGAATGTTTCGACGAGGGAACGGCCATTGGATCATGTTTTTCGATGGAGCAAATCCGCGGCCTCGATCTGCTCTTTTTACGGGCACCTTGTTTTTTTACCAATGATCGGGAAACAACTGCTGGCTGCGATGCTATGCGCCCCCCCTCTTCTCCTTTCGCTTGCCGAGCAACACCCAAAGGCTGAAGGCAAAGAGCAGGATACTCATACCGACAAAACCCTTGGTGTATTGCGCCACCAGAGGTTTGTCGAAGGAGGCCATATAGAGGCTTTCCGCGACCCGGACGGTGACGGCGGCGCCATGGGCGCCGTGCTCCGCCTCGCCGACCACCGATATCCGCCACGCACCCGGCCGGTCCGGGAGAAAGGAGACGATGCCATTGCGGTCGGTCCTCCCCTTCTGGTGCGGGATGGCGTCTCCCGGCCCGAAGATCTCGTAGGCGGCGTAGCTGACCGGATCGTCCACCCCATAGAAGAGCCGGGCGCTGATGCCGCGGTTTTCCACCCGGTAATGGACGGCATGGGCGTGGGCCGGAGGCGCGGGGGCAGAGAAGAAGAACAGGACAAAAAGGGCACAGGCGAAGCGCATGCTTTTCCCTCCGGGGCAATGATTTCGCGGCGGCAGGGAGGATGGCCCGACCCGCCGCCGCGAAATCTTCTCTAGCGTTATCGGATCGTAAAGCTCAGGGTTGCCACGTAGGACTCCACATCGCACTCCTCGGGCCGGACAAAGGGCAGCGCATGCTGGGCCTTAAGGAGCCAAACCCCGGGCGATGCGATCCTAAGGCTGCCCCACCCGTTTGCATCGGTGGTAAATGGGTCGGCCGGGGTTTCCTTTTTCTCGGCAAGGGTGTGGTAGAGCGCAGCTATTTCTCCACTGTACGGTTTGCCCCTGAACAGGACCCGAACGGGAAGCATGTCCCCGACCTTGAGCCGGGCCGGGTTGGCCAGGGGGATGATCTCCAGGGGATGGCCGACCGCCTGGTCAACCGCGCCCTTCCCTGCCCCCAGCGAGACAACGCCTTTCATGGACATGGTGGACCAGGAGCATTTGACCACGTTGTCGAGCCCATTTTTACACTGCCTTTTCCCGCCGTCCACGGTCTTGGTGTAGAAACTCGCCTTCCGTTGCGCAGCAACCAGATAGGTGCCGCCCGCAAGCCCCCCTGGGGCGACAAATTCCGTCGCCGTGCTCGGCTGCAGGGCGATTTTCGCACCGGTTGCCGAGAGGAGGAAGGACTCCTCCAGATCATCGCCGCCCAGAAAATTTTCGGAGGGAAAGGTATGGCCCCAACCGAAACGGATGCGCGGTGCGTTTTTGGCTCCAGGCGCGGAATCTGCCATTTCGACCCACGGATAATGCGCCCGGGCCTCGCCTGCGCAGAGCAGAAGCATGGCCAGGAAAGCAACAAGGAAACAACGGGAGATGAACGGGGTATTGGTACGAGAATGCATGCTTTTCTCCTTCAGGTATGCGGGTTACAGGGTGAGATCGAACTTGAGCATAAGGGTTCGGCCGGTACGGAAATTCCCCTCATCCCCCTTGTCGGAGTCGAACACATTGTCCGCCTCCAGGGAGAGTTTGGCGTTTTTACGGAGTTGCTTGTAAATCTTGGCATCGACCACGGTATGGGTGTCGATCTGCGCGGTGTTGGCGGTGTCGGTGTACTGGCGCGAGCTCTGGGAGATGGTGGCGCTCATTCCCACCCCGTAATCCGCCAAGTCGTAGGCCGGGGTCAGGCTCACCTGATGCACCGGGGTATAGGGCAGAGCCTTGCCGTTTTCCCGGTTTTCCGAGTCGGTGTATGTATAGGCGAACGCCAGGGAACCGCCCCCCATCGCCCAGATCCTGCCCATAAGCTCGACCCCCTGGGTGGTGGCCTCCTCGACGTTCCGGTAAATCTGGAGGGGCAGACCGTTGTACAGGGTACCGGTATCTTCCCGGGTCACCAGTTCCTTGACCTCGTTACGAAAATAGCCGACGCTGAGCATTGCATTTTTTTCCGGCAGCCAGTGCTCGATTCCTGCCGAATAGCCGAGGGCGGTTTCCGGCTTGAGATCCGGATTGGCTTGCACGTAATAGGAGCCATGCCCGTACGGGGCGTCATAGTAAAGCTGGCGGATGGTGGGAGACTTGAAGGCCCTGCCCACCGAAGCGCGCAGGGTGGTGGCCGCGGAGAAGCGGTACATGGCGCTGAGTTTGGGATTGACCTCTTCCCCGAAAACGGAATGGTCGTCGTAGCGCACTCCCGGCACCAGGGTCATTTTCCCGCCCGGCAAGGTCAATTCATCCTGCAGGTAAAAGCTGGCGATGTCGATCTCCCGATCCACCCTGATGGTGCTGTTGTCCGCATTGTCGATTCTAAAATCGATGGACTGCCGCTGGAATTCCGCCCCGGAGGTGAGGGCATGGGTTTGGTTGGCGGTCCAGGTATATTGCCCCTCCATCTGCCGATAGGCTATGTCGCCGAATTTATGGCCGTAAGTGTTATCGAGATAGCCGTGGTCGAAATCCCAGTTGTAGGTGTAGCCCTTGAGCGAGAGAAAGTGGGCCGCACCGGGCTGCCAATCCGCCCCGGCCGACAACCGGTAACTCTGCTCCTTGCGGTCTGCCTCCTTGTCATAATCGCTCGCCTCCCCCTTGGCGAACAGGCGCAGCTGCTTGGTGGGATCGACATCCACCTTGAGCAGCACCGAATCGCGCTCCGAATCGATCCGGGACGCGCCGTTGTCCTGGGCGGATTCCCGATTGTACTGCAGCAGATAGCCGAGCTTTTCCAGCGGGCGGTCCCCGAAATATGCATAGGCCTGGGACTGATGGCGATTTTTATCCGCCGGCTCCTCCACCACCCCGTTTTTGAGCCGCTCCCTGACGGTGTACCAGCCATAGGCCGCTCCCGCCCCGACCACAGGCTCCTTGGGGGTGCGCCGGGTGATGATGTTGATCACCCCGGCCATGGCGTCGCTGCCGTAGAGGGCGGAGCCGGGCCCCTTCACCACCTCGATGCGCTCGACCATTTCCACCGGGATCTGATTGAGGCCGATGCCGTACTCCCCCATGCCGCCGCTCTGCCCCGAGCCCATCACCCTCTGGCCGTCCACCAGGATCAGGGCATAGCCGTCGTTGATGGAGAGCCCCCGCATCTTGGCATTCCAGGTATAGGTGCCGAAGGTATCGTCATGGGCGGAGACGGAGACCCCTGGGATGCTTTTCAGTATCCCCTCGATGTTCTGGGCGTTGGTTCTGTCGATCTCCTCCCGGCCGAGCACCAGGGTTTCCACCGGCGTGTCCTGCAGGGTGTGCGGGGTCTTGGTGCCGGTGACCACGATCTGATCCAGAATATGCGTGGCCGAATCCCCCCCTTCCTCCCCTGCCACGGCCTGCCCGCAGGGCAGCGCCAGGGCGACACCCCCCAGCATCGCCCCGCAGCGGACGGCAAAGCGCATGCTTCCTCTTGCCTCTTTCCCCATTCCCTTCCTCCTCTTCTGCTGATTGCAATGCCAGCCAAAATTACGACAAATTAAAGACAATATTCAGTTCGATGGTGATCGGCTCGGCAAGCAGATCCGCCGGCGGCTGCGGAAAGGGCGCGCCATCCTCCACGGCCTTGAGCGCAGCCCGGTCGAGGATCTCCTGCCCCGAACTCCTGCTGATGGTAAGGAGCTGCGCTTCTCCCGCACCGGTGAGGAGAAAGCGCACCCCGACCTTCCCTTCCAGCCCTCGTTTTCTGGCGATGAAGGGGTATTTTTTATATCGACCGATCCTCTCCCGAACGAGGCGTAGATACTGTGACAGGGTATGATCGTCAGTGCCGTGCTTTGCCGCCCCACCCCCCCCAGGAGGGTTTCCTGCAGCCACCTGCCCGTTACTCCTTGCCTCTGTGGATTGCCCCTCGCCGCCTCCCTCCATTGCCGCAACCGTCGGGATTTCCCGGGACAAGGCTTGCGCAAGGGAGTGCGCCGTGCTCTGTGCCGCCGATTCCGCTTCGGCCGCTTTGGCCTCCCCCCTCTCCTTGCGCGCCCGGGGTGAAGCCTTTCGTTCCGAAGTTTGCGGCTTTTTCTCCTGCCCTCCCGGCAGTGCGACCTCTCCGTACTCGACGGAAGACGGCGGGCCGAATAGGGTAACCTCGATGGCGCTCGCCCTTTTCGGGCTGGGGGTCGCGGCCAGCGAGAAAATGGCCGCGGCGTGCAGCAGCGAGGAGACAGAAAAGAAGAGCAGCCGGGTACTTCTCCTGTTTGCGGATGCCGTTTCGTTCCCCAAGTAAACCGGTCGGCGAAAATAACCGGACCACCACCGAGAAAGCGGGCAGAGAACCGAGACGGATGTCATTATCTCGCGCAGAAACCGCATGATTGCTCCAATTGCCAACAGGGATTGTGCCAAGGACACAACGTGCAAACGGGGTCGCCCTGTCCCACTTTTTCGGTAACACCAATTAAAATTCGGTAACACCGTAACGAGCAGGAAATCCGATTGCAAGCTAAATATTACAAATATAAAAAACGTAACACCGTGATCGCCAATTAACTCACTGTTTTCACAATAGAAAAATATCAAGAAAAAACACAAACGACTCAGGGAAGAAGTTTCCGTGCTATTTTTTCTCTTGCTCTTCCGGCTGCGCCCTATTAAATTCCCCCCTGTTTCAGGTGCTCTTAACCGAGCTTAATAGGGAACCCTGTGCGAATCAGGGACGGGCCCGCCGCTGTAACCGGGGACGAATTCCGCAACATGTCACTGTCCTCAACGGGATGGGAAGACGCGGGAGGAGGATGAACCGGGAGTCAGAAGACCTGCCTGAAAAAAACATAACAGACTGCCTCCGTGGACATGGGGCGACATGTATCTATCTTGGGAAAAATCAGGGATCCCCGGATCAATATTGTATTGGTCCGGGGATTTTTTTTGCCTGCGCGGGCAGAGAGATATCCTCGTGGCCGGGAACACAACCGAACCGAGGAGAAAAGCATGCAGAAGATCTACGTGATAACAGCCGCGCTGGTACTGGGCGCGACCATGGCGGCAAGAGCCGAGGAGACGGCGACCCGCTTGGAGGAGTTGGTAATAACCGCGACCCGTACCCCGGCGACGGTTGCCCAGGTTGGCGGCAGTTCGGTAACCGTGATAACCGCGCAGGAGATTGAAGCCAAACAGCAACTGACGGTTGAGGAGGTTCTAAAAAGCGCACCCGGCCTCAATGTTGTGGCCAACGGCGGACTGGGAACCAACACCTCGGTTTTCATCCGGGGCGCGGATGCGAAAAACACCCTGGTGCTGGTGGACGGCATCATGTTCAACGATCCCTCCGAGGCGAATCGCGGGGCAAACCTGGCAAACCTCACCACGGACAATATCGAACGCATCGAGATTGTCCGCGGCCCCATGAGTGTGCTGTTCGGCAGCAACGCCACTGCCGGGGTGATCAATATCATCACCAAGAAAGGGAAAGGACGGCCCGGCTATTATCTCGGAGGCGAAGCCGGTTCCCATGGCACCTGGAAAAGCTACGCCGGAAGCAGCGG
Proteins encoded in this window:
- a CDS encoding TonB-dependent receptor plug domain-containing protein, with protein sequence MGKEARGSMRFAVRCGAMLGGVALALPCGQAVAGEEGGDSATHILDQIVVTGTKTPHTLQDTPVETLVLGREEIDRTNAQNIEGILKSIPGVSVSAHDDTFGTYTWNAKMRGLSINDGYALILVDGQRVMGSGQSGGMGEYGIGLNQIPVEMVERIEVVKGPGSALYGSDAMAGVINIITRRTPKEPVVGAGAAYGWYTVRERLKNGVVEEPADKNRHQSQAYAYFGDRPLEKLGYLLQYNRESAQDNGASRIDSERDSVLLKVDVDPTKQLRLFAKGEASDYDKEADRKEQSYRLSAGADWQPGAAHFLSLKGYTYNWDFDHGYLDNTYGHKFGDIAYRQMEGQYTWTANQTHALTSGAEFQRQSIDFRIDNADNSTIRVDREIDIASFYLQDELTLPGGKMTLVPGVRYDDHSVFGEEVNPKLSAMYRFSAATTLRASVGRAFKSPTIRQLYYDAPYGHGSYYVQANPDLKPETALGYSAGIEHWLPEKNAMLSVGYFRNEVKELVTREDTGTLYNGLPLQIYRNVEEATTQGVELMGRIWAMGGGSLAFAYTYTDSENRENGKALPYTPVHQVSLTPAYDLADYGVGMSATISQSSRQYTDTANTAQIDTHTVVDAKIYKQLRKNAKLSLEADNVFDSDKGDEGNFRTGRTLMLKFDLTL
- a CDS encoding energy transducer TonB, producing the protein MRFLREIMTSVSVLCPLSRWWSGYFRRPVYLGNETASANRRSTRLLFFSVSSLLHAAAIFSLAATPSPKRASAIEVTLFGPPSSVEYGEVALPGGQEKKPQTSERKASPRARKERGEAKAAEAESAAQSTAHSLAQALSREIPTVAAMEGGGEGQSTEARSNGQVAAGNPPGGGGAAKHGTDDHTLSQYLRLVRERIGRYKKYPFIARKRGLEGKVGVRFLLTGAGEAQLLTISRSSGQEILDRAALKAVEDGAPFPQPPADLLAEPITIELNIVFNLS
- a CDS encoding DUF4198 domain-containing protein: MHSRTNTPFISRCFLVAFLAMLLLCAGEARAHYPWVEMADSAPGAKNAPRIRFGWGHTFPSENFLGGDDLEESFLLSATGAKIALQPSTATEFVAPGGLAGGTYLVAAQRKASFYTKTVDGGKRQCKNGLDNVVKCSWSTMSMKGVVSLGAGKGAVDQAVGHPLEIIPLANPARLKVGDMLPVRVLFRGKPYSGEIAALYHTLAEKKETPADPFTTDANGWGSLRIASPGVWLLKAQHALPFVRPEECDVESYVATLSFTIR